The Ignavibacteria bacterium genome contains a region encoding:
- a CDS encoding ABC transporter permease has product MFKNFAGNLGKKILDFFQELGQFFNLLFGIIRYFPAIFRNRHLVLFQMEHIGVNSLPLVLIIATFTGAVAAWQAAYQLSGVAPLSFLGTATSRAIITELGPVLTAIVIAGRVGASIAAELGSMKVTEQIDALETMAISPVRYLAMPRFVASIVMMPVLVVFADVIAVLGAYVISNFFLGVSFAVFFQSVKRYFVFGDFLFGLIKTVIFGGVTALLGCHIGFRTEGGAEGVGLSTIRSFVLSAALILILDYVLWTLMF; this is encoded by the coding sequence GTGTTTAAGAATTTTGCAGGAAATCTGGGTAAGAAAATTCTGGACTTTTTCCAGGAGCTGGGACAGTTTTTTAACCTCCTCTTTGGAATTATAAGGTATTTCCCGGCCATCTTCAGAAACCGTCACCTGGTGCTCTTCCAGATGGAACATATCGGAGTAAATTCCCTTCCCCTTGTACTCATAATTGCAACTTTTACCGGCGCCGTGGCAGCCTGGCAGGCCGCCTACCAGCTAAGCGGTGTAGCACCCTTGTCATTCCTGGGAACTGCAACCAGCCGCGCAATTATTACTGAACTCGGCCCCGTGCTTACTGCAATCGTAATTGCCGGACGCGTGGGAGCCTCAATTGCTGCCGAACTGGGCTCTATGAAGGTTACAGAACAGATTGATGCCTTAGAGACAATGGCTATCAGCCCGGTGCGCTATCTTGCAATGCCGCGCTTCGTGGCATCTATAGTCATGATGCCCGTCCTTGTAGTCTTTGCCGACGTCATCGCCGTCCTTGGCGCCTACGTAATATCCAACTTCTTCCTCGGCGTCTCTTTTGCCGTATTCTTCCAGTCGGTGAAAAGATATTTTGTATTCGGGGATTTCCTTTTCGGACTAATTAAAACCGTCATCTTCGGCGGCGTTACGGCTCTTCTGGGATGCCATATAGGCTTCAGAACCGAAGGAGGAGCAGAAGGAGTGGGGCTTTCAACTATCAGATCCTTTGTACTTTCAGCGGCACTTATTCTTATACTCGACTACGTGCTCTGGACACTGATGTTCTAG
- a CDS encoding polysaccharide biosynthesis tyrosine autokinase, with translation MKNNISETELARLISDDAMSFRNRIMLFRVHWLTILMITVLVTFLAGIYAVRAPDVYSSITMLRVSKPQGNILEAPLIAEFSDQKSTFVENEIEVLKSYSVREKVAHLLIDSLKNNRFPEYYVIFSHDGQIKSARPALRPVYEIVKTLSKVVSIEQKNNLEIINISAESVSAYEAALIANIYAKVYHDMNLGFNRQQTMNVREFLENQSEDKHKKLLEAENAMKDYQEKGGIVALDAQSNALIGQLTDYESRKNAAKIELTVVEKTLGDYKKELARQEPRIKDYLDKYAIEPYLEELQKQIAQYEVKKDIALNNGTDNSRAEVINSYNMKIDQLKESRDKKLEIFKAGMLALSSDEVKQLVQKVLDAEVKYHGLSASYNVINSIVRNYESEFDALPKRTIDLARLEREKRESEKLYLLIQEKYQEALINEQSTPGNVLIIDPARIPMEASRPNRKVILLVGIMSGLLLGSGFVVIRNIFDKTVKTPEDIERLNINLIGWVPRFEYIPGGGENASEFIVHYKPNSVPSEAYRALRTRIQFSRVNWNSIRTILITSSSPQEGKTTSSVNIAGSFAQAGKRTVIIDCDLRKPRVHKVLNQFKAPGLVEYIFEKASYEDIVRKTETEDLFLIPAGTIPTNPSEILASAQFMGLIEKLKEDFEIIVIDSPPILAVTDAEILSRIADLSLLVAAAEITEIDVMKRAAELLQHEQGTFIGILLNNFIYKNGYGSYYKNYYYYQSPVRDKKERLLTFSRH, from the coding sequence ATGAAAAACAATATTTCAGAAACTGAACTGGCCAGGCTGATCAGTGATGATGCAATGAGCTTCAGGAACCGCATTATGCTATTCAGAGTGCACTGGCTTACCATACTTATGATTACAGTTCTTGTGACATTCCTGGCGGGAATATATGCCGTGAGGGCTCCCGATGTTTATTCCTCAATTACCATGCTCAGGGTATCAAAACCGCAGGGCAATATACTGGAAGCTCCCCTGATTGCAGAGTTCTCCGATCAAAAGTCGACTTTTGTGGAAAATGAAATTGAGGTCCTGAAAAGCTATTCCGTACGCGAGAAGGTTGCTCATCTGCTTATTGATTCGCTGAAGAATAACCGGTTCCCGGAGTACTATGTAATATTCAGTCATGATGGGCAGATAAAATCCGCCAGGCCTGCCCTCCGCCCGGTCTATGAAATAGTAAAGACGCTCAGCAAGGTTGTCAGTATTGAACAGAAGAATAACCTGGAGATAATAAACATTTCGGCTGAATCAGTTTCCGCATATGAGGCTGCGCTGATAGCAAATATTTACGCCAAGGTTTATCACGACATGAACCTGGGGTTCAACCGCCAACAGACGATGAATGTAAGAGAGTTTCTGGAAAATCAAAGCGAAGATAAACATAAAAAGCTCCTGGAAGCAGAAAACGCAATGAAAGATTACCAGGAAAAAGGAGGCATTGTGGCACTTGATGCGCAGTCCAACGCGCTCATCGGCCAGCTGACCGACTATGAATCCAGAAAAAACGCAGCAAAAATTGAGCTGACGGTTGTAGAAAAGACGCTTGGTGATTATAAAAAAGAACTTGCCAGGCAGGAGCCCCGCATAAAGGATTATCTCGACAAGTACGCGATTGAACCATACCTGGAGGAGCTCCAGAAACAGATTGCGCAGTATGAGGTGAAGAAGGACATTGCGCTCAATAACGGGACAGACAACAGCCGGGCAGAAGTGATTAACAGCTACAACATGAAAATTGACCAGCTGAAGGAAAGCCGCGACAAGAAGCTTGAGATATTCAAGGCAGGCATGCTTGCCTTAAGCAGTGATGAAGTCAAGCAGCTTGTCCAGAAGGTGCTGGATGCAGAAGTAAAGTACCACGGGCTTTCTGCTTCATACAATGTTATTAATTCAATAGTGAGGAATTATGAATCGGAGTTTGACGCGCTGCCCAAAAGGACGATTGACCTGGCAAGGCTTGAAAGGGAAAAGAGGGAATCTGAAAAACTGTACCTTCTTATACAGGAGAAGTACCAGGAGGCATTGATAAATGAGCAGTCGACTCCGGGCAATGTTCTTATTATAGACCCAGCCAGAATCCCTATGGAAGCATCCAGGCCGAACAGAAAAGTCATACTGCTGGTGGGTATAATGTCGGGCCTCCTTTTGGGATCAGGGTTTGTCGTGATAAGGAATATTTTTGACAAAACCGTAAAGACACCCGAAGACATAGAGAGGTTAAATATAAACCTGATAGGCTGGGTTCCCCGCTTTGAATACATCCCGGGCGGCGGGGAGAACGCTTCTGAATTTATAGTGCATTATAAACCGAACTCAGTTCCAAGCGAGGCTTACAGGGCCTTAAGGACAAGGATTCAGTTCTCAAGGGTTAACTGGAACTCAATCAGGACAATCCTGATTACTTCCAGCTCACCGCAGGAAGGAAAGACGACATCTTCAGTAAACATTGCCGGAAGCTTTGCGCAGGCGGGGAAAAGGACAGTAATAATTGACTGTGATCTGAGGAAGCCAAGAGTGCACAAGGTGTTAAATCAGTTCAAGGCGCCGGGACTGGTGGAATACATATTTGAAAAGGCGTCATACGAAGATATAGTAAGAAAAACTGAAACAGAAGACCTTTTCCTAATCCCGGCAGGGACAATTCCTACAAACCCTTCGGAAATACTGGCCTCGGCACAGTTCATGGGTCTGATTGAAAAGCTGAAGGAGGATTTTGAAATAATTGTAATTGATTCGCCTCCCATACTGGCAGTAACCGATGCTGAAATTTTGTCGCGGATTGCAGATCTGTCGCTTTTAGTGGCAGCCGCGGAAATCACTGAAATTGATGTAATGAAAAGAGCCGCTGAACTTCTGCAGCATGAGCAGGGCACATTTATAGGCATACTCCTTAACAATTTTATTTATAAAAACGGCTACGGCAGCTACTATAAAAACTATTACTATTACCAGAGCCCGGTGAGGGACAAAAAAGAAAGGCTGCTGACCTTCAGCAGGCATTAA
- a CDS encoding SDR family oxidoreductase — MHDYKGTYGLDKIAAYSTIEDLKRSGGSVSYPKISGRRILVTGGAGFIGSNMLEDFLKNDNEVVCLDNFSTGKVENIKEFLSCPKFHLAIGDIRNIQDCRKAVDGVDVIFHEAALGSVPRSLQDPITSNEVNVSGFLNMLVAAKDANVRRFIYAASSSAYGDSQALPKVESSIGKPVSPYAVTKYTNELYAHVFGLHYGMEIIGLRYFNVFGPKQNPEGAYAAVIPKFTALLMSHKAPMVNGDGNISRDFTYVENVIQMNHLAAVCKNEDAFGEVFNTAAGERNSLNSLIKYLREYLSRYDPGVAGVDACYGPMRSGDIQHSFASIEKAEKILGYKPQFNFEQGLKLSIEWYWKNLSH; from the coding sequence ATGCACGACTATAAGGGTACATACGGACTTGATAAGATTGCCGCTTATTCCACAATAGAAGATCTAAAAAGATCAGGCGGCAGCGTGAGCTATCCAAAGATTTCCGGCAGGAGAATCCTGGTTACAGGCGGAGCGGGCTTCATAGGTTCAAACATGTTGGAGGACTTCCTGAAAAATGACAATGAGGTTGTCTGCCTGGACAATTTTTCAACAGGCAAGGTTGAAAACATTAAGGAATTTCTCTCATGCCCGAAGTTTCACCTCGCAATAGGGGATATCCGTAACATTCAGGACTGCAGAAAAGCAGTTGACGGAGTGGATGTGATATTTCATGAAGCGGCATTGGGATCGGTGCCAAGGTCGCTTCAGGATCCGATTACCTCAAATGAGGTGAATGTAAGCGGGTTTCTGAATATGCTGGTAGCGGCCAAAGACGCAAATGTGAGGCGTTTTATATATGCAGCAAGTTCATCGGCTTATGGCGACTCGCAGGCTCTTCCTAAGGTTGAGTCTTCTATAGGCAAGCCGGTCTCTCCTTACGCTGTTACAAAATATACAAATGAATTATATGCTCATGTCTTCGGGCTGCATTATGGCATGGAGATAATAGGGCTGAGGTATTTTAACGTATTCGGCCCGAAGCAGAATCCCGAAGGAGCATATGCTGCCGTGATACCAAAGTTTACTGCACTGCTGATGTCGCACAAGGCGCCAATGGTCAACGGCGACGGCAATATTTCGCGTGATTTTACGTATGTGGAAAATGTTATTCAGATGAATCACCTGGCTGCAGTGTGCAAAAATGAGGATGCATTTGGAGAGGTATTTAATACTGCGGCGGGGGAGCGCAACAGCCTGAACTCACTTATTAAATATCTCAGGGAGTACCTGAGCCGTTATGACCCCGGGGTTGCAGGTGTAGATGCGTGCTATGGGCCCATGCGCAGCGGGGACATACAGCACTCATTTGCATCGATTGAAAAAGCAGAAAAAATACTGGGCTACAAGCCTCAGTTTAATTTTGAACAGGGATTAAAACTATCAATAGAATGGTATTGGAAAAATCTTTCACACTAA
- a CDS encoding lipopolysaccharide biosynthesis protein, translating to MEKSFTLKENFIWTLLGNVFYAFTQWLILLILARKGNPAMVGQFALAMALTAPVILFSNLKLRDVQATDVSNQFEFKHYFTLRAWTVLAALLMVAVISLWGNYQTDTVSIILMVACIKGVESISDIVYGRHQQKENMRLISLSLFLRGAISALAFYLAMKFSGSLLWSCTGLLLVRLGVLILYDFKSIGIKAELLKAADKISFTAKSMMKGIKDRKASELLRRSFPLGFAALAVSLVPNIPNYVLERYHGEYELGVFSSLMYLQVIGNTLVMALGQAASPRLSRLFDRGNTFQFTGFFIRLLSGAAALGILGIAAAGLFGESILDLLLGKIYTSHNDLFILVMISGGISYVVSFTSFALLSIKRYQAQLWINITVLVFSIIISFALISQRGALGAAYSLIFTMLMQAILNMSVVFYEIYKEHNIRLIRNGIRL from the coding sequence TTGGAAAAATCTTTCACACTAAAAGAAAATTTTATATGGACACTTTTGGGAAATGTTTTTTATGCATTTACCCAGTGGCTGATACTGCTTATACTGGCCAGGAAAGGAAACCCGGCAATGGTTGGGCAGTTTGCCCTTGCAATGGCCTTGACCGCTCCTGTCATTTTGTTCTCAAATCTCAAGCTGCGGGATGTACAGGCAACTGACGTTAGTAATCAATTTGAGTTTAAGCACTATTTTACTCTGAGAGCCTGGACGGTGCTGGCGGCTCTCTTGATGGTTGCAGTAATCAGCCTTTGGGGAAATTACCAGACGGATACAGTTTCCATAATACTTATGGTTGCGTGCATCAAAGGGGTTGAGTCAATTAGCGACATTGTCTACGGGAGACACCAGCAGAAGGAAAATATGAGGCTTATATCATTGTCGCTATTCTTAAGGGGAGCAATTTCGGCTTTGGCTTTTTATCTGGCAATGAAATTTTCAGGCTCCCTTCTCTGGAGCTGTACGGGGCTATTGCTGGTGAGGCTCGGTGTACTTATTCTTTACGACTTCAAAAGCATCGGTATCAAAGCGGAACTACTTAAAGCTGCTGACAAAATTTCTTTTACGGCAAAGTCAATGATGAAGGGGATAAAAGACAGAAAAGCATCTGAACTTCTGCGCAGGTCTTTCCCTCTTGGGTTTGCAGCCCTGGCGGTCTCTCTTGTGCCGAATATACCGAACTACGTTTTGGAAAGATACCATGGTGAATATGAGCTTGGAGTGTTTTCTTCACTGATGTATCTGCAGGTAATTGGAAACACACTCGTAATGGCTTTAGGGCAGGCTGCAAGCCCCAGGCTTTCCAGGTTATTTGACCGTGGGAATACATTTCAGTTTACCGGGTTTTTTATACGGCTTCTCTCGGGAGCGGCTGCTTTGGGGATTCTGGGTATTGCGGCTGCCGGATTATTTGGAGAAAGTATACTTGATCTGCTGCTTGGTAAAATATACACCTCACATAATGACTTGTTTATTCTTGTTATGATCTCAGGCGGAATATCTTACGTCGTTTCATTTACAAGCTTTGCACTGTTATCAATAAAAAGATACCAGGCCCAGCTATGGATAAATATTACCGTTTTGGTTTTTTCAATCATAATAAGTTTTGCGCTGATAAGCCAAAGGGGAGCCTTGGGTGCTGCATACAGCCTCATCTTTACAATGCTCATGCAGGCAATTCTCAATATGTCGGTTGTGTTTTACGAAATTTACAAAGAGCATAACATTAGGCTGATAAGAAATGGAATACGTTTATAA